A genome region from Paenibacillus thermoaerophilus includes the following:
- a CDS encoding Ger(x)C family spore germination protein: protein MKRLNVSLVLLAMVAVTTGCWSNREVHDITYPSAIGVDYQDGDYIVYLQILDFSSVAKLEGQQKKTEAPVWVGKGAGKSFTEAANRLYRTSQQLVTWGHVEAIVFSESMLRDNRYQEVLELVNRYREIRYLIWAFSTKEPIDELFNVIPFFRLSPKSSILNNPEEIYRQRSLIRPIRLYQFIMLMKEKALAAYLPCLTINRDQWMESGRNHSLLEYNGLDLFQSQRYMGQMKVTDLEGLPWMREDTVRMPLPIGEEDKPAAVLVLENPNIKIKPDVQGDRAYFDVTVSVKAQINEQHQELTERELVQLAGQKIEEQIRSTYRKAYERNVDIYNLGESLFRRNPATFHRLTDGNRFILHQDALRNVKVTVRLSSTGRYKFQPGMSDSGTNP from the coding sequence ATGAAGCGTTTGAACGTGTCGTTGGTATTGCTCGCGATGGTTGCGGTTACGACCGGTTGTTGGAGCAACCGGGAAGTGCACGACATCACGTACCCTTCCGCCATCGGCGTCGATTATCAGGACGGAGATTATATCGTCTATCTCCAAATATTGGACTTTTCTTCGGTTGCCAAGCTGGAAGGGCAGCAAAAAAAGACGGAAGCTCCCGTCTGGGTCGGAAAGGGGGCTGGCAAGTCCTTTACGGAGGCGGCTAACCGTTTGTATCGAACGTCGCAGCAATTGGTGACATGGGGGCACGTCGAAGCCATTGTGTTCAGCGAAAGCATGCTGCGGGACAACAGGTACCAGGAAGTGCTGGAACTGGTCAACCGCTACCGGGAAATTCGTTACTTGATTTGGGCATTCAGCACCAAAGAACCGATCGACGAGTTGTTTAACGTCATTCCGTTTTTCAGGCTGTCTCCGAAATCTTCCATTCTGAACAATCCGGAGGAAATTTACCGGCAACGTTCGTTGATCCGGCCGATCAGGCTCTATCAATTTATTATGTTGATGAAAGAAAAGGCGCTCGCCGCTTATTTGCCGTGTTTGACGATCAACCGCGATCAGTGGATGGAAAGCGGCCGAAACCACTCCCTGCTGGAGTATAACGGCCTGGACCTGTTTCAATCCCAGCGGTATATGGGTCAAATGAAGGTGACCGATTTGGAAGGACTTCCGTGGATGCGCGAAGACACGGTACGCATGCCTCTTCCGATCGGCGAGGAAGACAAACCGGCCGCCGTGCTGGTTCTCGAAAACCCGAACATTAAAATCAAGCCCGACGTTCAGGGCGATCGCGCGTATTTTGACGTCACCGTCTCCGTGAAGGCCCAAATCAACGAGCAGCATCAGGAATTGACGGAACGCGAATTGGTGCAATTGGCCGGACAGAAAATAGAAGAGCAGATCCGGTCCACATACCGGAAAGCATACGAGCGGAACGTGGATATTTATAATTTGGGCGAATCGCTGTTCCGGCGCAATCCCGCCACTTTTCACCGGCTGACGGACGGAAACCGGTTTATCTTGCATCAAGACGCTCTGCGCAATGTCAAGGTTACGGTTCGTTTGAGCAGTACCGGAAGATATAAATTTCAACCCGGCATGTCCGACAGCGGTACGAATCCGTAA
- a CDS encoding spore germination protein, giving the protein MSLRAWLNRWFNRLGSESNRPGMREYAKSRPMPRQKAALNANHVLALFSPCGDVKHHVYSLKPDDPDSTVIFVYCEGLCDTQQMLNEVVLPALNQYYEIYGFSDVNLLSKATQLQLEWFQEDDWEKRAEQQIFEGRLILFIPALHALGSVDIASMPTRQPDDSHIDISVRGSRDCFVEEVATNIALIRKRIRSVTLASETIVIGERTKTKVGLMYLNDIANSNIIQEVRAQLRSVNIDGIFSATQLEELLSPSLSMFPLMVYTGRPDWAVNCLLNGRFVLLVEGTPAALIAPATLTMVLKTPEDNHISWFSASFGQSIRLLGLVVSLLLPAFWVSLLAHHQDQIPFFLLATITMNRLGIPLSITQEMFLALIFLEILREASVRLSPSIGSTLTVVGGLIIGDAAIRAGFLSPAIVVIGAITQVFGATIANVSLIGTVSTLRFFIFFLASLFGLYGFFLGVFILLIHLASLQSYGVPYLAPLSPPFFKDMAHVFLRMPWPWKKRRPSLLRPNDQTNQGDGAT; this is encoded by the coding sequence ATGTCCTTAAGAGCATGGTTAAATCGATGGTTCAACCGGCTCGGCTCCGAATCGAACCGGCCCGGGATGCGGGAATATGCGAAATCGCGTCCGATGCCGAGGCAAAAGGCGGCTCTGAATGCCAACCATGTATTGGCGTTGTTCAGCCCATGCGGCGACGTCAAGCATCATGTGTATTCGTTGAAACCGGACGATCCCGATTCAACCGTTATCTTCGTTTATTGCGAAGGCTTGTGTGATACGCAACAAATGCTGAACGAGGTGGTTCTTCCAGCCCTGAACCAATATTACGAAATTTATGGCTTTTCGGACGTAAATCTGCTGTCGAAGGCCACTCAATTGCAGTTGGAATGGTTCCAGGAGGACGATTGGGAGAAAAGAGCCGAACAGCAAATATTCGAAGGCAGGCTCATTTTGTTTATTCCGGCTCTTCACGCGCTTGGCTCCGTGGACATCGCCTCGATGCCGACACGGCAGCCGGATGATTCGCACATCGACATTTCGGTGCGGGGGTCAAGGGACTGCTTTGTCGAAGAGGTGGCGACGAATATCGCGCTGATCCGCAAACGCATCCGATCGGTTACGTTGGCGTCGGAGACGATTGTGATCGGCGAACGCACGAAGACGAAAGTCGGATTGATGTATTTAAACGATATTGCTAATTCCAATATCATCCAGGAGGTGCGAGCGCAGCTTCGGAGCGTTAACATTGACGGGATATTCAGCGCGACGCAACTGGAGGAGCTGTTATCGCCTTCGCTTTCCATGTTTCCGCTGATGGTGTATACGGGACGCCCGGATTGGGCGGTCAACTGCTTGTTAAACGGACGCTTCGTTCTGCTCGTGGAAGGAACCCCGGCTGCCCTGATCGCCCCGGCCACTTTAACCATGGTGCTTAAAACGCCCGAGGACAACCACATTTCGTGGTTTTCCGCTTCCTTCGGGCAATCGATTCGTCTGCTGGGGCTGGTTGTGTCTTTATTGCTGCCGGCCTTTTGGGTTTCATTGCTGGCTCACCATCAGGATCAAATCCCGTTTTTTCTTCTCGCGACCATCACGATGAACCGGCTCGGCATTCCGCTGTCGATCACCCAGGAAATGTTCCTGGCCTTAATTTTTTTGGAAATCTTGAGGGAGGCCAGCGTCCGTCTCTCGCCTTCGATCGGTTCGACGCTGACGGTCGTCGGAGGATTGATCATCGGCGACGCCGCCATTCGGGCCGGATTTCTGTCTCCGGCGATTGTCGTTATCGGGGCGATTACGCAGGTATTCGGCGCAACCATCGCCAATGTGTCTTTGATCGGAACGGTCAGCACGCTGCGTTTTTTTATTTTTTTCCTGGCCTCGCTGTTCGGCTTGTACGGATTTTTCCTGGGCGTGTTTATCCTGCTGATTCATCTGGCGAGCTTGCAGTCCTACGGCGTGCCGTATTTGGCGCCGTTGTCCCCGCCGTTTTTCAAGGATATGGCGCACGTGTTTTTGCGGATGCCGTGGCCATGGAAAAAAAGGCGGCCCTCCTTGCTGCGTCCGAACGATCAAACCAATCAGGGAGATGGCGCGACATGA
- a CDS encoding GerAB/ArcD/ProY family transporter, with amino-acid sequence MNKISLLQGYILVVMAIGILNHVIVIPILLTAAKRDAWLSVLAALAITPVWIACLSYIIKDMNGIPLRIWLSRHFGGALAKILLLFFSIQLFFMGTLSLKDTISWTVSSYLPQTPIFAVVLATVTGCVLAANAGLRSVAIVAGILLPMVIVLGDFVSIANFNYKNYDLLFPVMEYGMTPIWKGVTYAAGGILELFGLLFFQEHLSKTPKYWSLLIVSILLAGLIMGPLTGSIAIFGPDEAAEQRYPAFEQWRMVQLGRYLAHLDFFSIYQWLSGMFIRVSLVLFLIVDFWKPKTRWIWLVLTGVLMIVVVVLPISDALFVVFLEKVYFPVFLCLVLGLTVLFVSKIWISSFVRR; translated from the coding sequence ATGAACAAAATCTCTCTGTTGCAAGGGTATATTCTCGTTGTGATGGCCATCGGCATCTTGAATCACGTGATCGTTATTCCGATATTGCTGACGGCCGCCAAGCGGGATGCATGGTTGTCCGTTCTGGCGGCGTTGGCGATTACTCCGGTATGGATCGCTTGTTTGTCCTACATCATCAAGGACATGAACGGAATCCCGCTCAGGATTTGGCTGTCACGGCATTTTGGTGGAGCGCTGGCCAAGATTCTGCTACTTTTTTTCTCCATCCAGTTGTTTTTCATGGGAACCCTTTCGTTAAAGGATACGATTTCATGGACCGTGTCCTCCTATTTGCCGCAAACGCCCATATTTGCTGTCGTGCTTGCGACCGTGACCGGCTGCGTGCTTGCCGCTAACGCCGGTTTGCGTTCCGTTGCCATCGTCGCGGGGATTTTGCTGCCGATGGTGATCGTGCTTGGCGATTTTGTCTCGATCGCCAATTTTAATTACAAGAATTACGATCTGTTGTTCCCGGTCATGGAATACGGGATGACACCGATCTGGAAGGGGGTTACATATGCGGCCGGAGGCATATTGGAACTGTTCGGGCTGCTTTTTTTTCAGGAGCACTTGTCAAAGACGCCGAAATACTGGAGCCTCCTGATCGTCAGCATCTTGTTGGCCGGTCTGATCATGGGACCGCTGACGGGTTCCATCGCCATTTTTGGACCGGACGAGGCGGCCGAGCAGCGGTATCCCGCTTTTGAACAATGGCGTATGGTGCAACTTGGGCGATATTTGGCTCACCTCGACTTTTTTTCCATTTATCAATGGCTTTCCGGCATGTTTATCCGGGTGTCGCTGGTCTTGTTCCTGATCGTCGACTTCTGGAAGCCGAAGACCAGATGGATCTGGCTGGTTTTGACCGGCGTCCTCATGATCGTCGTTGTCGTCCTGCCGATCAGCGATGCTCTATTTGTGGTTTTTCTCGAAAAAGTGTATTTCCCTGTTTTCCTATGCTTGGTGCTTGGTTTGACTGTGCTGTTCGTATCGAAAATATGGATTTCCAGCTTCGTAAGAAGGTGA
- a CDS encoding TetR family transcriptional regulator, which produces MGRIAITSPLPLSNISFPFRFRCYSLPCTLHHRQHRRQRRHRDSRLPAHEKQSFIAKARRAQIIDAAIATLDEIGYVNTSLAQIAKRAGISTALISYHFKDKNDLMDHTLMTLLHDEASYVMERT; this is translated from the coding sequence ATGGGCCGAATAGCAATCACCTCCCCGCTTCCTTTGTCCAATATATCGTTTCCATTTCGCTTCCGGTGTTATTCATTACCCTGCACGCTTCATCACCGTCAGCATCGCCGTCAGCGCCGCCATCGTGACAGCCGTCTGCCTGCTCACGAGAAACAATCGTTCATCGCCAAGGCGAGGCGCGCGCAAATCATCGACGCGGCGATCGCCACGCTGGATGAAATCGGCTACGTCAACACCAGTCTGGCCCAAATCGCCAAACGGGCCGGAATCAGCACCGCTTTGATTTCGTACCACTTCAAGGACAAAAACGATCTGATGGATCATACGCTGATGACCTTGCTCCACGACGAGGCCTCCTATGTCATGGAGAGAACCTAA
- a CDS encoding DUF2905 domain-containing protein, with protein MNMAKLLIGSGIALIVAGLLWMLLGRFIHLGRLPGDIVVEKENFKFYFPIVTCILLSAALSLIAYLIRWLTK; from the coding sequence ATGAATATGGCCAAATTGCTGATCGGGTCCGGCATCGCGTTGATCGTCGCCGGCCTGCTTTGGATGCTGCTGGGCCGTTTTATCCATCTGGGCCGTCTGCCCGGCGATATCGTGGTCGAGAAGGAAAACTTCAAATTTTACTTTCCGATCGTGACCTGCATTCTGTTAAGCGCGGCGCTCTCTCTGATCGCCTACCTGATCCGGTGGCTGACCAAGTGA
- a CDS encoding nucleobase:cation symporter-2 family protein, with the protein MLSKQRVFALGLQHVLAMYAGAVVVPLIVGGALQLSAAQMAYLIAADLFTCGIATNLQTMGTKYFGSRLPVVLGCTFTAVGPIIAIASSSNLATVYGAVILSGLFVVLAAPLYGKMLKFFPTIVIGSVVTIIGLSLIPVAMNNAAGGQGSPDFGEPRNLLLAVVTLIVILVVNRLAKGFMRAISVLIGLAAGTVAGYFMGIVDFSSVGEASWVSIAQPFYFGVPQISLTAVITMILVNIVSMVESTGVYLAVGKATDQKVEPAQIVNGLRSEGLAITLGGIFNAFPYTAFSQNVGLISLTKVKSRDVIFAAGGIMVVLGLLPKLAALTTVIPNAVLGGAMIVMFGSVAASGISILSQVDLRKDGNLLIAACSIAVGLGSATLPQMFDQLPDFAKMLLQNGIVSGSLTAIVMNLFISRKSEAVPAVQPHS; encoded by the coding sequence ATGTTAAGCAAACAACGAGTATTTGCCTTAGGCTTGCAGCACGTGTTGGCGATGTACGCGGGGGCTGTCGTCGTGCCTCTGATCGTGGGGGGAGCGCTTCAGTTATCCGCCGCCCAGATGGCGTATCTGATCGCGGCCGACTTGTTCACCTGCGGGATTGCCACGAACCTGCAGACGATGGGAACCAAGTATTTCGGCAGCCGCCTTCCCGTCGTATTGGGCTGTACGTTCACCGCTGTCGGCCCGATTATCGCCATTGCGTCTTCATCGAATCTGGCTACCGTATACGGGGCCGTGATCTTATCCGGCTTATTCGTCGTGTTGGCCGCTCCGTTGTACGGGAAGATGTTAAAGTTCTTCCCGACGATCGTCATCGGCTCGGTGGTCACGATCATCGGGTTGTCGCTGATTCCCGTCGCGATGAACAACGCGGCAGGCGGACAGGGAAGCCCCGATTTCGGCGAGCCGCGCAATCTGCTGCTGGCCGTTGTCACGCTGATCGTGATCCTGGTCGTGAACCGTCTGGCCAAAGGATTTATGCGGGCGATATCCGTGCTGATCGGCTTGGCGGCCGGTACGGTTGCCGGGTACTTCATGGGCATCGTCGATTTCTCGTCCGTCGGGGAAGCTTCCTGGGTCAGCATCGCGCAGCCGTTTTACTTCGGCGTTCCCCAGATCAGCTTGACGGCCGTGATCACGATGATTCTCGTCAATATCGTCAGCATGGTGGAGTCCACAGGCGTGTACCTTGCGGTCGGCAAGGCGACGGATCAGAAGGTCGAACCGGCGCAGATCGTGAACGGTCTGCGTTCCGAGGGCCTTGCGATTACGCTGGGCGGCATCTTTAACGCGTTCCCTTATACGGCGTTCTCGCAGAACGTCGGCCTGATCTCGCTGACGAAGGTGAAATCCCGGGACGTTATCTTTGCCGCAGGCGGCATCATGGTGGTCCTCGGCTTGCTTCCCAAGCTGGCCGCCCTGACGACCGTCATCCCCAATGCCGTGCTCGGCGGCGCCATGATCGTCATGTTCGGCTCGGTCGCGGCCTCCGGCATCTCGATCTTGTCGCAGGTCGATCTGCGCAAGGACGGCAATCTGCTGATCGCCGCCTGCAGCATCGCGGTCGGCCTGGGCTCGGCGACGCTGCCGCAGATGTTCGACCAACTGCCGGACTTCGCGAAGATGCTTCTGCAGAACGGCATCGTGTCCGGCTCACTGACCGCCATCGTGATGAACCTGTTTATCTCGAGAAAGAGCGAAGCGGTCCCGGCTGTCCAGCCGCATTCCTGA
- a CDS encoding xanthine phosphoribosyltransferase, which translates to MKVLEERIRQEGLILSDTVLKVDSFLNHQVDTRLALEIGREFGRIFADEAVTKVLTIEASGIQFAMATGIALNVPFIYAKKKKAVTLSEEVYSAPVHSFTRGETYQVSVSRKYLSPSDRVLIVDDFLATGAALVGLVNIVRESGAKLAGVGCVIEKSFQEGRRLLEEMNVRVHSLARIASMSPGEIRFIEESAIHRVKETV; encoded by the coding sequence ATGAAAGTGCTTGAGGAACGCATACGCCAAGAGGGATTAATTTTGTCCGACACGGTGCTGAAAGTCGATTCGTTTCTGAATCACCAGGTGGATACGCGGCTCGCGCTGGAGATCGGCCGCGAGTTCGGTCGGATCTTCGCCGACGAAGCGGTAACGAAAGTGCTCACCATTGAAGCCAGCGGCATACAGTTTGCGATGGCGACGGGAATTGCGCTGAACGTGCCTTTTATTTATGCGAAAAAGAAAAAAGCCGTTACGCTCTCCGAGGAGGTGTATTCGGCGCCGGTGCATTCGTTCACCCGCGGGGAGACGTATCAAGTCAGCGTTTCCCGGAAATATCTGAGCCCGAGCGACCGGGTGCTGATCGTGGACGATTTTCTCGCGACGGGAGCCGCGCTGGTGGGTCTGGTGAATATCGTCAGGGAATCCGGGGCGAAGCTGGCGGGCGTAGGCTGCGTGATCGAGAAAAGCTTCCAGGAAGGCCGCCGGCTGCTGGAGGAGATGAACGTCCGAGTCCACTCGCTGGCCCGAATCGCTTCGATGTCGCCGGGCGAGATCCGGTTTATAGAGGAAAGCGCAATCCATCGCGTCAAGGAGACGGTATAA
- a CDS encoding glycoside hydrolase family 13 protein, whose protein sequence is MNRTWWKESVVYQIYPRSFMDSNGDGIGDLEGIRSKLDYLKDLGVNVLWICPIYKSPNDDNGYDISDYYDILDEFGTMADFDRLLEEAHRRGIRVIMDLVINHTSDEHPWFTESRSSKDNPKRDYYIWRPGKNGAEPNNWESIFGGSAWQYDERTGEYYLHLFSTRQPDLNWENDEVRRELYKMIRWWLDKGIDGFRVDAITHIKKIDGLPDLPNPDNKRYVPSWDGHRNREGILDWLRELRDETFAKYDIMTVGEANGVELHQAEDFVGERNGVFNMIFQFEHMSVDHGPGGKWDYNPNWKLTDLKRILSKWQEGLEGKGWNALFLENHDAPRSVSRFGNDSEKFRSVSAKMLATCYMLMKGTPYIYQGQELGMTNVRFETIEDYRDVEIMNLYREGRAEGKSEREILRAVYSQGRDNSRTPMQWTAEANAGFTTGTPWIKVNPNYPEINVQRQLQDSDSVLNYYKRLIAFRQSHDTAIYGNYELLLPDDEQLYAYARRLGDEALIVICSFSEREATASLPEPWAGCEAELVLGNYPAPEHLGPSPLPDLIALKPYEARVYRIGKAEAQ, encoded by the coding sequence ATGAATCGAACGTGGTGGAAAGAAAGCGTCGTCTATCAAATTTACCCTCGCAGCTTTATGGATTCGAACGGGGACGGCATCGGAGATTTGGAGGGAATCCGGTCGAAGCTGGATTATTTGAAAGACCTCGGCGTCAACGTGCTGTGGATCTGCCCGATCTACAAGTCGCCGAACGACGATAACGGCTACGATATCAGCGATTATTACGATATACTGGACGAATTCGGCACGATGGCCGACTTCGACCGGCTGCTGGAGGAAGCGCATCGGCGCGGAATCCGCGTGATTATGGATCTGGTGATCAACCATACGTCGGACGAGCACCCCTGGTTTACCGAATCCCGCTCGTCGAAGGACAATCCGAAGCGGGACTATTATATTTGGCGTCCGGGCAAGAACGGAGCCGAACCGAACAACTGGGAATCGATCTTCGGCGGCTCCGCTTGGCAATACGACGAGCGGACCGGCGAATATTACTTGCACCTGTTCTCCACCCGCCAGCCGGACCTCAACTGGGAGAACGACGAGGTGCGCCGCGAGCTGTACAAGATGATTCGCTGGTGGCTGGACAAAGGCATAGACGGCTTCCGCGTAGACGCGATCACGCATATCAAGAAGATCGACGGGTTGCCCGATCTGCCCAACCCCGACAACAAGCGGTACGTTCCGTCCTGGGACGGCCACCGCAACCGGGAAGGCATACTGGACTGGCTGCGCGAGTTGAGAGACGAGACCTTCGCCAAATACGACATCATGACCGTCGGCGAAGCGAACGGCGTCGAGCTGCACCAGGCGGAAGATTTCGTCGGCGAACGCAACGGCGTGTTTAATATGATCTTCCAATTCGAGCATATGTCGGTCGATCACGGTCCCGGCGGCAAATGGGACTATAACCCGAACTGGAAGCTGACGGATCTGAAGCGGATTCTCAGCAAATGGCAGGAAGGGCTCGAAGGCAAAGGCTGGAACGCGCTTTTCCTCGAAAATCACGACGCGCCGCGTTCCGTATCGCGCTTCGGCAACGATTCGGAGAAATTCCGCAGCGTGTCGGCGAAGATGCTGGCGACCTGCTATATGCTGATGAAGGGCACGCCTTACATCTACCAAGGCCAGGAGCTCGGCATGACCAACGTTCGTTTCGAGACGATCGAGGATTACCGGGATGTCGAGATCATGAACCTGTACCGGGAAGGCAGGGCGGAAGGGAAATCGGAGCGGGAGATCCTGCGGGCCGTATACAGCCAAGGCCGGGATAATTCCCGCACGCCGATGCAATGGACGGCGGAAGCGAACGCCGGCTTTACGACCGGGACGCCCTGGATCAAGGTCAACCCGAACTATCCCGAGATTAACGTGCAGCGGCAGCTCCAGGATTCGGATTCCGTCCTCAACTATTACAAGCGGCTGATCGCCTTCCGGCAGAGCCACGATACGGCAATCTACGGCAACTACGAGCTGCTGCTTCCCGACGACGAACAGCTCTACGCATATGCGCGCAGGCTGGGGGATGAAGCGCTGATCGTCATCTGCAGCTTCTCCGAACGGGAGGCAACCGCAAGCTTGCCGGAGCCGTGGGCCGGATGCGAGGCCGAGCTTGTTCTCGGCAATTACCCTGCGCCGGAACACCTTGGACCTTCGCCGCTGCCGGACTTGATTGCGTTGAAGCCGTACGAGGCGCGCGTTTACCGGATCGGCAAGGCCGAAGCGCAATAA
- a CDS encoding arsenic resistance protein, translating to MIAREQLENNQVWIYLGTLAAAAGAGLVWTGIGSALEQAVPLTLGVLMYGMFSQIPFLRLKEALSNRRFIYALLTVNYLAIPLFVWFLTRFLPDHPPLLLGVYLVLLTPCIDYVIVFTHLGRGNEKLMLVSTPLLFITQMLLLPVYLWMFMGREAADIVQFKPFVEAFLGLIALPLAVAVLVQVWASRGRRGKKLLEASAWLPVPFMALTLFVIVASQIAKLSGAVELLRYAIPVYVVYMAVTPWISRLFARLFRLDIGAGRALIFSGGTRNSLVVLPFALALPGEAGAWVTSVIVAQTLVEIIGELIYIRLVPGVVLKEEAG from the coding sequence ATGATCGCCAGAGAGCAGTTGGAAAACAATCAGGTATGGATTTATTTGGGGACGCTGGCCGCAGCGGCGGGAGCGGGGCTGGTCTGGACCGGTATCGGTTCGGCCTTGGAGCAGGCCGTGCCCCTGACGCTCGGCGTCCTGATGTACGGGATGTTTTCGCAGATTCCGTTCCTGCGTTTGAAAGAGGCCTTAAGCAATCGGCGTTTTATATATGCGCTGCTGACGGTCAACTATTTGGCCATTCCGCTGTTCGTATGGTTCTTGACGAGGTTTTTGCCGGACCATCCGCCGCTGCTGCTGGGTGTTTATCTCGTTTTGCTTACTCCCTGCATCGATTACGTGATTGTATTTACGCATCTGGGACGCGGCAACGAGAAGCTGATGCTGGTATCCACTCCGCTGCTCTTTATTACGCAGATGCTGCTGCTGCCTGTTTATCTGTGGATGTTTATGGGCAGGGAGGCGGCGGACATCGTTCAATTCAAACCTTTCGTCGAAGCATTCCTGGGGCTGATCGCGCTTCCGCTCGCTGTTGCCGTGCTCGTGCAGGTGTGGGCGAGCCGAGGGCGGCGGGGGAAGAAGCTTCTTGAGGCTTCAGCCTGGCTGCCCGTGCCGTTTATGGCGTTAACGTTGTTCGTGATCGTTGCCTCCCAGATCGCAAAGCTGTCGGGTGCCGTCGAGCTGTTGCGGTATGCGATTCCCGTGTACGTGGTCTATATGGCCGTGACTCCCTGGATTTCCCGCCTGTTCGCGCGATTATTCAGACTGGACATTGGCGCGGGCCGGGCGTTGATCTTCAGCGGAGGGACCCGCAATTCTCTTGTCGTGCTGCCGTTTGCATTGGCTTTGCCCGGGGAGGCGGGCGCATGGGTCACTTCCGTCATCGTGGCGCAGACACTGGTGGAGATCATCGGCGAGCTGATTTATATCCGTCTGGTTCCGGGGGTTGTTCTAAAGGAAGAAGCCGGATAA
- a CDS encoding MalY/PatB family protein has protein sequence MSYNFDQIIDRRNTRSYKWDQNEKLFGGKDVLPLWVADMDFPSPPAIRDVLVQRAMLGHYGYAIRTASYYDAIVDWLRRRHGWSIRPGWISDSPSVVTSLSLAVQLFSEPGEPVVIQTPVYYPFYDVIRSNQRVIAKNPLVLRNNRYEMDYEHLESLFQGGARLLLLCSPHNPGGRVWRREELERLGALCLQYGVTVVSDEIHCDLTYPGHRHIPFASLSPELANITVTCMAATKTFNIPGLQTSYMIVSNADLKRKLDLRLKTLGLHSAQHFAQDAVEAGYREGEAWLEAMMDYVRGNLEYALNYLSEHLPEAAPLLPEGTYLLWVDFRRLGLDKKGLQDLMFRRAKVAFSEGSVFGTEGEGWLRINLACPRSILAQALKQFCDAARQVAG, from the coding sequence ATGTCATACAACTTCGATCAAATCATCGACCGCCGGAACACACGGTCTTACAAATGGGATCAAAACGAGAAGCTGTTCGGCGGCAAGGACGTGCTTCCGCTCTGGGTGGCCGATATGGACTTTCCGAGTCCGCCCGCCATCCGGGACGTGCTGGTCCAGCGCGCCATGCTGGGACATTACGGGTATGCGATCCGCACGGCAAGCTACTACGACGCGATTGTCGATTGGCTCCGCCGCCGGCACGGGTGGAGCATCCGGCCCGGCTGGATCTCCGACTCGCCGAGCGTCGTGACGTCGCTCAGTCTGGCTGTCCAGCTGTTCAGCGAGCCGGGTGAACCGGTCGTCATCCAGACGCCGGTGTATTATCCTTTCTACGACGTAATTCGCAGCAATCAGCGGGTCATCGCGAAAAATCCGCTGGTCCTGCGCAACAACCGGTATGAAATGGATTACGAGCATCTGGAATCGTTGTTCCAAGGCGGAGCCCGGCTGCTTCTGCTGTGCAGTCCCCACAATCCGGGCGGACGCGTCTGGCGGCGCGAAGAGCTGGAGAGGTTGGGAGCGCTCTGCTTGCAGTACGGCGTAACGGTCGTTTCCGACGAGATCCATTGCGACTTGACTTACCCGGGGCACCGGCATATCCCGTTCGCTTCGTTGTCTCCGGAGCTCGCGAATATTACGGTCACCTGCATGGCCGCGACAAAAACGTTTAATATTCCCGGTCTCCAAACCTCGTACATGATCGTCTCCAATGCGGACTTGAAGCGCAAGCTGGATCTCCGGTTAAAAACGCTGGGGCTGCACTCGGCGCAGCATTTCGCTCAGGACGCCGTGGAAGCCGGGTACAGGGAAGGGGAAGCCTGGCTTGAGGCGATGATGGATTATGTTCGCGGCAATCTGGAATATGCCTTGAACTATTTGAGCGAGCATCTGCCCGAAGCGGCGCCGCTCCTTCCGGAAGGCACCTACCTGCTGTGGGTGGACTTCCGCCGTCTCGGATTGGACAAAAAGGGATTGCAGGATCTGATGTTCCGGCGAGCCAAGGTGGCGTTCAGCGAAGGCTCCGTGTTCGGTACCGAGGGCGAAGGCTGGCTGCGCATCAATCTGGCCTGTCCGAGATCGATACTGGCGCAAGCGCTGAAGCAATTTTGCGACGCGGCCCGGCAAGTGGCCGGGTGA
- a CDS encoding DUF2277 domain-containing protein, which translates to MCRSIKTLYNFDPPATDDEIRAASLQFVRKLTGFAKPSKANEAAFNRAVDEVAAAARKLLDSLVTTAGPRSREVEAERARARAAKRFGASEH; encoded by the coding sequence ATGTGCCGAAGCATCAAAACGTTGTACAATTTCGACCCGCCTGCAACGGATGATGAGATCCGCGCGGCGTCGCTTCAATTCGTGAGAAAACTTACCGGATTCGCCAAACCTTCCAAAGCGAACGAAGCCGCGTTTAACCGGGCGGTCGACGAAGTGGCCGCGGCCGCGCGGAAGTTACTGGATTCGCTTGTCACGACGGCCGGGCCGCGCAGCCGAGAAGTCGAAGCCGAACGGGCGCGCGCCAGGGCGGCCAAACGGTTCGGCGCTTCTGAACATTGA